ATCTACCTCGAAGGTGAAGGGGTCCTTTGCGTCAGGGCGGCGGATCTCTGGGTATATGGCCTCAATAGAGCCAAGCTCTATGAGACGTGGGTCATCGTTGTAGTCCATGGCTGTTGGGGATATAGGAAAACCTCACAGCTCCGTCAGGACACCAGAAATTCAGACAAGGCCGGAGATAGTTCAGAATGCACTTGGCAGGCTCCTTGGCCAGTGTTTTCTTTTGGGCCCCCTTTTTAATGACCTTGATTCTTTCGACACTTCGGGACCGCTATGAGTTGTTATACCTTGGGAGGAGTGTTCATCCTCTAATAGCGTAGTGTATATTGTGAGCGATGAACTTCAGCAAAGACTTTGCCCAGAGTGGCGAGGCTGAGTAAGTATGTCAAATACCAAGGGCCCTCAAATTTACCAGCCCTTCTTAGTGAGTTTCTGTTAGGCCTCCATAATTTTAGTCTCCTTCTCGTTCTTCCTTGTCAAGACTTGAACATGAGGTGCTTCTTTGGTGGAGGTACTTTACGTAGAGAGAGGGGCGAGGAGAGGGTTTTTAAGATAGTGCCCAAGATAGATAGGGCTACTTCGGAATGGCTTGCTAGTGACTAACGCCGGATTGTAAAGAGTAAGACGCAATATTGAGCTATGAAGGAAATGGGACGAGATTATTCACGCCTGTTATAACATTGTAAAGTAACGTAGATGACTCTTTGGCCGTGGTTGAATGTGGTAACGCCTTGTTTCGGTATCCGGTATTCACAGCGTTGACAAATAAGAGACTCCGAAATCCGAGACGCCAcgttttttttcttctcctgcctGCGCCACATATGCAGCCACAGCCAGCCGCCTATGTACATCGTCATTTACTggctaaggtacctaactAGAGGCTACAACACGACCTAGCTTAAACTTGGATTTTACCTCTCGTTTGTGTTTTACTTGTACTCGTGATTGCCTCGAGCCTCTCCTctgttttttgtttcttctccttttcatATATACAAACTGTGCCAATCAGAGACCACGGTGGTGCCCTACCAGGAGAATGCAGCCTCTGTCTATATCCTGAATCTCTCGGATACCGCACATACCTAgccagctcatcatggacGACAGTTCAACTCCCCTCGCTTCTCTCTCCGTCACCCACGTCTACTACGTAAGTTTCACGCCTACAACAAAAATCACCTGCAATAACAATCGCAAATAGGACCCTGACGATCATGTCTCCCTCGCCTGCGCCtacctcgccctcctcccCCAAGCCCTATGCATCGTTTACGCCACGCTCGTCCTTTTTACCCGCGAGGTCGAAGTCGCCTTGATGTTTCTCGGTCAACTTGCCTGTGAGGTGCTCAACTTTGCCTTGAAACGGCTGATTAAAGAAGAACGTCCGCGTCGCATACACGGCAAGGGCTATGGCATGCCTAGTTCCCACGCACAATTCGTTGCCTTCTGGAGTGTCTCCCTGGCTCTGTTCCTGCTTGTCCGCCACAAACCTCCCCGTGTACATCGTATTCGTGCAGCAAGTAGCTTGCACCGTCCGTGGAGCGTTCTTGAGAGAGTTGCTGTGAGTGTAGCTGGGGCGGCGATTGCGGCTGCGACGGCATGGAGCAGAGTATACTTGAACTACCACACCCCTAAACAGGTCGTCGTGGGTAGTGTTGCAGGTGTCATAAGCGCTCTCGGTTGGTTCATTATTGTTGCTGCCGTGAGGCAAACCGGCTGGCTGAAATGGGCTCTAGAGACGCCTTTGGCGAGAGCTTTCAGAGTTAGGGACCTTGTCGTTGAAGAGGACATGTGCCAGGCTGGTTGGGAGAagtgggagaagaggagagctgcttctcaaacgATAAAGAAAGACAGATAGCCATCAATGAATTGACAACAATCATCACACAAGAGACTGAATACTAATATAAATTACCGGTATCCTGAATTCCGCGATACCGTCCTGACTGAAGTCGACCTTCTGGCATTGGAAATGTCATTGAGGATGTCCACCTAATCTTCTGGTATTATCTATATATAAAAGGGACCAAATCTCGACGCTAGTTTCAAAGACGGCCTAAAtatgaaagaaaaaaacacaaGGGAATCGTTACAGTTGCCAAACCGTTCATGAAATCGTCATCCTCCCCAGTTGCCAAACCGTTTTGTCCTCTATCAAATCCATGGtccttttccttttgctGCCTCCAAGTCAATTCTTGACCCTTGGCGACTATGTACTCTACCCGTCTCTGGCCCAGCCCTTGAGCCTTGTCGGCTATGCATTCTGCCAACCTCTGGTACGACCCTAGAGTTCTGACGGCTGGCAAGTCTGCTTGGCTCTCCCATACTTCTTGAGCCCTGTCGACTATGGGCTCTTACAGAACTGGCTGATCCAGCCCTGGGATTATGCGAGGCTGAGACGGGCGTTTTCTCCTGGGGGCTATATACAGCGGAACTGAGAGTTGTCTCCGGCGGAGTATTCATACCCGCGCTGAGAGGAACTGGTGGAAGTTCCTTCTCGGATAGtctctcatcaaagttgtCCTGAATCTTATACCTAGTGCCCTCGCCTGGGACATCGAcgatggcaatggcaagTGGACTCGTTTTTCTTGGGAAGAACCTTACTGTACTGTTGGGACAGTCAAGGTTGTGCACTTGGTTTGTATTTGTGTCTAGCTTGAGCTCCGGTTTGGCGGGGCGCATATCGCCGATGTTGGAAAGGCGCAGACCAATCTGCACAGTTGCAGTTGAGAGCATAGAAGCACCACTTGACCGAAATCTTTTATCTGGTAGACGGAGGGCAGGAGGTGCAAGAAGTTCGTCAGCTAAATTTTGAAGCGCCGGTGTTTTCTTGGGTGTAGACTCTTTGTAGGTTGTTGTCGGCAAAAGGATGGGCGACTTAGGTGGCTCGGCTTTGGGGAAAATGCTGTACATGCTCCTCTTGAAGTTTTTTATGGACTCCTTTGATGATGTCCGTACAGGCTTCGGTGTGGATGGAAGACCGCCTGAGTTACGCATACTTCCCAATCGCAGGGGCTTCAGGCCACGGTTGAGGAAGTCCTTGCGTGCACCAAACACTTTGTCTTCCACTCTGTCGTCCAGCGTcagatcttctttgctttcaGCCTTGTGAGCCAGCTTGGGAAGATCAAGAGGCTGTAGCATCGCAGACCCAGGGGTTGGAGGCTCTTGATCCTGGTCATCACCCCATTTTCTGAAACCCTGAGACGCTTCAATGTCGTCATCAGAACAGCCGGTTGGGGATCTGCTTGATCGCAAGAAGAGATACAGACAGCCAAGCAATAGTCCTGACATGTTCATTACAACTGTTCCGATCATGTTCAGTGTCATTGACGTGTCATCTGCTGCTCCTGTATCTCGGAACGTCGTATTATAGAAGAAAGTTATCTGCAAAGTCTGTTCGGAATTAGTACAAGCTATCGCTTTCAGATACGTACTTACATATGATATCACAGCAATTATCATATGGTAAACCATGCGAGATGCCTCGTCCCTCTCAACCATGCGCATTCTGGCACCAGTATGAAGTTTGAAGCATATAACTCCGCACTCGATCAGAACTATCAGGATGACAGTGAGTAGAACCCCAAAACATCCGGCATCGTATCGATGTAGGAAAGAGATCAAACTGGCAAAGCAAAACTCCGATGGCAGAACAGCAAAGGTTGTGGAGAACACGATGATCAACAAGATACCAATGGTTACTAGACAGGCAAGGGTGTTGAATTTGCCACGGAAGGGGAATACGCTCGGCCTCGTAATACGGATTGTCAACTCCAGCCCGAACAATATCTGAATGAAGGGTACAATGAAAAAAGCTAGATTGGATTAGTATCTTCAAGTGAAAGCTCATTAATCTTTTAACATACCGAGCAGCATCATTCTCGATACCGTGGCACACCCAAGGATCATTAGTGACTCAAGTCCCTTGGCTTGAGCAGTAGCATACACAATTCCCTGAACTACAATGCCCAAGGAAAGTACGAAGGGGTATATATCTCGTCCTTTGACTAGCCGAAGCCAAGACGACCTAAGAGTGACTGTGAGAACAAAATCTTGCGGATCAGGAAATGCAGTACATACTTGAAGTCCCATATAGGTTCGACTTGTTTCAGTGTTCTCCATGAGCGCAGAAGAATACTGATAGTAACTGCGAATGCTACTATCACGTTGAAAACCGATAGGACAATGATCGAGGTGCGGACGGAGCCAGCTGCAGCAAACTTGAGTTCGTTGTCCCATTTTGATGTAGAATTTGCCTGGAACTGAAAGCCGGTCGAGTCCATCGTCGGGTCGTTGTCCATGTTGTTGTCGTGTTCTGGTCAAATTCGAGGTGATTATCAAGGAGAGGGCAGGCGTTAAGCCTTCACAGTGCCGGCACCGCGTTATCCTTCTTGGTAGACCTAGTTTCCCatgtcgaggtcgaggtcgtATGAAAGTATTGAAAGAGGGCTAGGATGCCAAAGGACaaagaaagatgatgaatgaaatgGGAAAGCACCGAGATATGATAGCAGGAACCAGAATGACCTCTAGGCGTATATTTGGTCAAttggagaagcagagcaaagtttgagaagcagtAGATAGATGATCAAACACTCGAGATGTACTGTAAAAATGAGATACAATGAAATGGAAATGGCACCTGGCCTGTGGCAAACGAATGTAAGATTgaaaaacaagaaaagaaacgaaGATCAGACAAGCACCAGCTAGGTGGGAGGAGACTGAGGCGATGGAGGCGATATAGGACTTGATATCTCGAATTGAGGGCAAATCACATCGAGCGGGAACGCAGATTGCCCTAGATCCGGTGAGCTTGGTGACCCCTGCGCGACTCAGAAATCTCCAAAGAGCAAGGATCAAGCTGCTTCATGACGGAGCTTGGTAGCATTGAAGCTGTCGCCCCTgagagatggtggtgaagaatgGTAGCCAAGCGAGCCAGGCCAGGCCCTTGGTGTGGGCTAGAGGCATTTCCCGCATTAGAGCGAGAAGGGTATTGTTTCACCCGTGTAGATTGGGTTTCTGGGATGCTGATTCTCGAATACGCTGACGAAATCGGTGTAAGAGAATGCTACTCCACCACGAGATTGAGTTCCCTGGCCTCGATCATCTGTGCCATTCTCACTTGAGCTTTGACAATGATCGACCTCGAATGGAAGCCACAACTGAACTACTTCTCAAGGCCCTCCTGATAGTGATACTTCAGCACTgaatgagcttcttgaacgaGTGCTCTGAGGGCGGCGAAAAACGCCGGTtcgaagaggctgaagcatTGTTGTTACAGAGTCAAGTTTCGTCGGGTTGTAAGAGGCAGGAGTTCAAGGGAAGCAAACGGTGGGGTTAATCCGCATCTGGGCTAGCGCCCACGTTTGTCCGTTTTGTGCAACTACGCCGTGGATTTAAAACAAGAAGGAAACATGGATTAGGGAGGGATCCCCTTTAGCATGACTAAAGAGCCAAGAGCTTAGACGAGTGCCATTCCCTCCTTTGGAACAGAGGGTTTGAGATTACAATGGCAGGTCACACGGATCCTGCTGGTGCCGAAGGCGGGGAGCACGGCTAGCCACGAGACGATGGATACAGGGACGTTTCGCAAGGTTCAGAGCTTGCACCCGGTAACAGATCTGTCAACGGAGCCATGCGAACGCCTAAAAATTTCCTGCACAGTGAGAGAGGGCACTAGCTTGCTACCTTAGCTTGCAGCTGGAAGCGAGTCAATTCCATTGAGAGCCCAGCCTAGGAGAGGAAATAAAGCTCGGGACCTTAAGTctaagtgataaaaagatttaggtaacttagtacAAATTTAGGATGCCTTTTGTGGAATTTATTTTAtcatcctaaatttaggtcttgtgttttcttgctccccaaggcCAGCCTTGTCCGCCTGTATCTGCGGACCTGGTGGTTGGTTCCCCATTTCGTTGTTTCAAGCCTTTCCACTTTATCTTTGAAACCCACAGCTCTGTAAGCGAGGTCAGCcagacaaggacaaggttcAAGTGCCGAAATCTTGGCAGTTCGTGTACGCAGCTATCGACTCGTAAATTGACAAGTCTTGTGCGTTGGTTCTTATTAAGAATACCGAGTCGTCTGTCCGGGAGCATGTTAGACTGGGGAAGAGCACGCATGTAAGTGGATGGAGGATGTGCTGTGTTTAATATAACTGTGAAGAACCCATAGATCTCTggaatgaggagaagttTCATCAGCATCTAGCTCTAGACTAGTACAGTATTAGCAATCGACTTGATAGCGAGTTTGTTATGGCTAGTCACATTCATTGAGTCTCTGTCTGATAGTTTGCCCGGTTTATTAACCTTTACTTGTGTGACTTTCACTCTCCATGCCTGTTGATGGAGAGCTAGGGAACGTCAAGGCTTTTATCCCAAGGGTTAGAAGATGCTTGGATAAGCTTAGGACAGCTTAGACAGCTGGAGTATACTCAGTAAGCATTTTGATACTATTATTTTAGCATCCTGATTACATGCCATACTGTGTAGTCTTTGCTGTTTTCTAGGCATTAGTCTAACATGGATTGCCCACTCTTTACTGTTTCCTCACACGTCCAGGCTAGAAGGATAATGAAGTGAGATGTTTCCTCCTCAAACAAGTGCTCCCGGAAAGGGTCTGGATTATAGCTATGGGTGCTATAGCAGACAGTCAGTGGCTTGCGCAGCGTTTGATTTGAGAGACTTCAGGGTTGGTATCAGTTACAAGAAGCACCCGGGTACTTATATGTAACCTCGTGTCAATAGTACCTGCTCTTCATCCTATCTTCTTGTAATGGATGCTTAAAACAAAGGTGTTACTGAGTGCTAAGCATGGGGTACGGATGACAGGTCTCTTATTATAGCTTTACTGCAGTAGCTTCActtccctcttcaacttggCACCCCTATCTATATTTGTGTAATGCAAGATGAAAatgcatccttcttctttatGGTACGTACTAAATAAACGCATTTCTCgttgttttctttttgtATTATAACTCGATCAACAATGGTCTGACTGTTTGCTCTTGCTTATGCTGTCCCATCAGCATTTATAGCCAAAGGAGATACCTCATGCTGTTTCGATGTTTTGGATTCTCGGCTTCGAGTTAAAAGATATCTTCGACCGTTTTACTAACATATTAGACTTCACACAGTTTCACCTTGCATTGACGGGCTCAAGTTGATTGAGGCCTTCGCGAGAACTTTGAGGGGGCTGTTCACACCACCACAAGATATTGGAACACCATCCATATTCGCATGTTGAATGGGGAGACTATTTATGCGGAACTGACGCTAACGAAGGTATTCATTCCTGAGAGGCGATATCGCATAGTTTACCGCCTTCGATCAATGATCCAGAAGCTTATGTCATATTGGTCATTTCCACCAGCACGTCAAGTAAGCCTCAGTAAGCCATGCTCTAAGTGACGTTAGTTATCATCAACGGCCACGCTAACTCTACAGCTCCCGACCTTACATGAACAAATTTATCATGGTCAAGCAATATGTACTAATGTTCTATCTGTTGGCTTAAGACTATCACGATGATGCTTTGGGCTCCTGGTTACCCTAAACTGGCTAAGTTTACTAACGCGAGTTCAATGCTTATCCAAAAAGGCTGACAAGGATGCAAAGTCGTAGCCAATAGCTAGGAGTTCATTTTCCTATGCAATTAGGAATATAATGTGCGAGACCCAGCACGAGGGATCCACCGTCGTTATATCAGCACACTGCAGATGGGCAATAGCTGGGTCGAGtctttgaagctgctgtCATGGTCTaagatacctacctatatAAAGCCTTCTCGTATTTCCAAGTACCTTAGTTGATACATAGATGGTAGAGTTACGGCGGCGAAAGTAAGAGAACTTAGCGATCAGGACGATTTTAATATCAACTCTCCTCAAAAAGGGTCAAGATCGTTAAAGTCCTGGCTTTCTTACATAGGAGCGGTTCAGTGGATCCATCTACCAGCTGCCCCGCTATTGAAGCCGGGCTTAACAACGTCATCCAACCATACGAGCAACACTTTGAAGACAAAAGGTACAGCAATTGAAAGGAACAATCGTGCGTTATCCTTTCAACTGCAGAAATGGGAGACCACACGGAGAAACATATTCACTTTGAAGATGGTCGCAATCGTGAATCCGATGGGAGTTCTGACGAGGACTGCAAGGCAGTAGAGGTTCGTCCATACTGTCGCCAACACCAGAGGACAACCAAGAATGGTGCGACTGATCTAATAATCGCCAAAACAGGTCGTCTTCGATCCCGGAAACCCATATCGTCGCAAAAGCTCAATGGTTGCCTCAGAGATCAAGGCGCCTGTCATGCGCCATCCTTCGCGGCGTGATGAGTGCCTAGTCCACCAGTTTCTCGACAGTCAGCGACGCGCAAAAGATGCTGCCAGCTCAGCCAGCGAGCCAGAGTCGGAACCCTCAATAGGAAGCAATCCTCCATCATACTTAAGCAACAATCCAAATCCTAGCCATGCCACCTTTCACAAGGCTCTCAATGGCGATCACATCGAAGCTGTTCGCGACGACAGCCTCGACTCGATTGTGGACCCCAAATATCAGAAGAAGTGTCGCGCTGTCGTCGAGCCTGGCAGTATGGAACACTCAGGCCAAGCTGATCAGCAGGCCTGGACTCAACAGATGACCAAAAGCATGTCCGACGTTGACCTTTCGGGTTATCAGGACGATGTGCGAAGTCGCCTTCTAACCAAGCAGCAGCTTAGCGATATGGCCTGGGGTGTACGTGAGCTAAGTCGCCGACTGAGTAGCATGCGCCTTCgattcaaggtcaagagcaTATTCATCCTCACAAAGATATACGACCAAGATCTAATCCCAAAAACACGAGAATTGGTCAAGTGGCTCCTACAGCACAATCACGAGGTCGCCTACACCGTCTATGTTcaagacaagctcaaagcaAACAAGAAGTTTGACGTCAGTGGCCTCATTGACGAGGTGAGCAAGGAATATCTTGATAAAGGGGACGTGAACGAGCAGGCTGTCAAAGAAACGTTGAACAGGCGACTCCGATATTGGGACGAGAACATGTGCAGAACACGACCTCATACTTTTGACTTTGTCATCTcacttggtggtgatggtaCAGTGTTATATGCCAGCTGGCTCTTCCAGCGCATCGTACCACCTGTATTGAGTTTTGCACTAGGTAGCCTGGGTTTCTTGACCAAATTTGACTTCGAGGACTATCAGCAGACGCTCTTGACGGCCTTCACCAAGGGGGTCACAGTCAGCCTGAGGCTTCGTTTCGAAGGCACTGTCATGAGGAGTCAGCCACGCAAGAGAGCACAGATTAGCAAGGGctctgaggaggaggaggaggagcagtcCCGAGACTTGGTGGAAGAGCTTATAGgtgaggagagggaagatGAGCACACGCATCGGCCGGATGGGACGTTTGAGATTCTGAATGAGGTGGTAGTGGACAGAGGACCAAACCCAAGTGAGAATCCCAGAGTAAACGTTACTCCTGCAGGAGATGTTCTAATGTATATTCTAGCAATGTCAACTACCGAGAtttttggtgatgatgagcacTTCACCTCAGTCTTAGCCGACGGTATTTGCGTATCGACACCCACAGGCTCAACGGCATATAATCTCGCCGCCGGGGGCTCCTTGTGCCACCCCGAGAACCCCGTGATGCTGGTTACGTCTATATGCGCGCACACCCTGTCATTCAGGCCTATTATCCTTCCTGACACGATTGTGCTGCGGGTCGGTGTTCCATATAGCGCAAGAACAGCTTCATGGGCGAGCTTCGATGGCCGAGAACGTGTCGAGCTCAAGCCAGGAGATTACGTGACCATCAGCGCCAGTAGATTTCCATTTGCCTCGGTGC
This region of Fusarium verticillioides 7600 chromosome 3, whole genome shotgun sequence genomic DNA includes:
- a CDS encoding dolichyldiphosphatase; translated protein: MDDSSTPLASLSVTHVYYDPDDHVSLACAYLALLPQALCIVYATLVLFTREVEVALMFLGQLACEVLNFALKRLIKEERPRRIHGKGYGMPSSHAQFVAFWSVSLALFLLVRHKPPRVHRIRAASSLHRPWSVLERVAVSVAGAAIAAATAWSRVYLNYHTPKQVVVGSVAGVISALGWFIIVAAVRQTGWLKWALETPLARAFRVRDLVVEEDMCQAGWEKWEKRRAASQTIKKDR
- a CDS encoding serine/threonine protein kinase, coding for MVASEIKAPVMRHPSRRDECLVHQFLDSQRRAKDAASSASEPESEPSIGSNPPSYLSNNPNPSHATFHKALNGDHIEAVRDDSLDSIVDPKYQKKCRAVVEPGSMEHSGQADQQAWTQQMTKSMSDVDLSGYQDDVRSRLLTKQQLSDMAWGVRELSRRLSSMRLRFKVKSIFILTKIYDQDLIPKTRELVKWLLQHNHEVAYTVYVQDKLKANKKFDVSGLIDEVSKEYLDKGDVNEQAVKETLNRRLRYWDENMCRTRPHTFDFVISLGGDGTVLYASWLFQRIVPPVLSFALGSLGFLTKFDFEDYQQTLLTAFTKGVTVSLRLRFEGTVMRSQPRKRAQISKGSEEEEEEQSRDLVEELIGEEREDEHTHRPDGTFEILNEVVVDRGPNPTMSTTEIFGDDEHFTSVLADGICVSTPTGSTAYNLAAGGSLCHPENPVMLVTSICAHTLSFRPIILPDTIVLRVGVPYSARTASWASFDGRERVELKPGDYVTISASRFPFASVQAEGRRSEDWVNSISGKLGWNTRQKQKSYKEWEK
- a CDS encoding serine/threonine protein kinase codes for the protein MGDHTEKHIHFEDGRNRESDGSSDEDCKAVEVVFDPGNPYRRKSSMVASEIKAPVMRHPSRRDECLVHQFLDSQRRAKDAASSASEPESEPSIGSNPPSYLSNNPNPSHATFHKALNGDHIEAVRDDSLDSIVDPKYQKKCRAVVEPGSMEHSGQADQQAWTQQMTKSMSDVDLSGYQDDVRSRLLTKQQLSDMAWGVRELSRRLSSMRLRFKVKSIFILTKIYDQDLIPKTRELVKWLLQHNHEVAYTVYVQDKLKANKKFDVSGLIDEVSKEYLDKGDVNEQAVKETLNRRLRYWDENMCRTRPHTFDFVISLGGDGTVLYASWLFQRIVPPVLSFALGSLGFLTKFDFEDYQQTLLTAFTKGVTVSLRLRFEGTVMRSQPRKRAQISKGSEEEEEEQSRDLVEELIGEEREDEHTHRPDGTFEILNEVVVDRGPNPTMSTTEIFGDDEHFTSVLADGICVSTPTGSTAYNLAAGGSLCHPENPVMLVTSICAHTLSFRPIILPDTIVLRVGVPYSARTASWASFDGRERVELKPGDYVTISASRFPFASVQAEGRRSEDWVNSISGKLGWNTRQKQKSYKEWEK